The Campylobacter concisus genome segment ATGTGTGATTACGATATCTATCTTGTTTGAACTTATCACTTCGCAAAGTGCTGGTACGCTTTTATAAAAATTTTTCTTATTCATCTCTTGTGCTATAACACTAAAGCCTTCTTCTTTTGCAATACTTTCTATCTGAGAGTTTGGATTACAAAAAAGTATGACATTGTGACCCATCTCGCGCATAAAACGCATCTCATTTAGCGTCTTATTTTGCTCGCCACCCCAGTTAAAAAGTGTCTGCGTGTGAAGAATGTTCATCTGCCTATCCTAAAATTTCTTTTATTTTGGCTTTTATTTTTGGCATTTCGTCGCTAAAATCCATCAAGGTCTTTTCTATGCCATGCTTTGCTATACCTTCTTTGTCGCAAGGCACAAAGTCCCAGTCTTTTTGATAGACGATGTGTTTGCCCATACTTTGGATGCCATTTTGCGCTGTGTAGCCATTTTCCATGAGTGAGTTATCCCAAGGTCCCCACTCAAAAGCATTGCTTGGACCAAAAAAAGCGATCACAGGCACGTCATTTGCCGCAGCGATGTGCATTATAGCTGTATCTACTCCGATAAAAAGGCTTGAATGCTTTGATAGGGCGATCGTTTGTTTCAAATTTAGCTTACCGCCTAAATTTATAGGCTCACTTTTGCAAATTTTTAGCACGCTTGCTAGCTTTTCTAGCTCATTTTCTTTATTGTCGCTTGTTAGCACGACCTTTACGCCAAGCTCATTTTCGCAGTAGTCGATGAGCTCTGCCATGCTCTCATCATTTGCGCATTTAAACATCCAGCGGCTTGTAAGATGCATATGTACAAAGCGTTTTGGTAAAATTAGATGCTCCACACTCTCGTCCGAAAATACACTCACCTTTTTGCTAACTGGTTCAAATCCCAAAGCCCTTAAAGCGTTTAGATTATGATCGATCGTATGTGAAAAATTTTCATAGTATTTTGCCTTGACGTTTAGAAGTTTATTTATTGATTGATTTTTGCCAAGAAAGCCTACTATTTTTTTGATCTTTGCGTATTTTGAGATGATTATACCACGATCCCCTGTGGTTGTTTGCACGGCCATATCGTATTTTTCTTTTTTGATGGCTTTTATAAATTTTATCTCGGTAATTAGTTTTTTAAAAAAGCCAGAATTTGCACTTTGTCTATCGTAAATGTGAATTTTATTTATGTAAGGATTTCCTTCTATCATCGCTTCTGTGCCTTTGTTTAGGGCAAAGTCAATGGTTGCATCTGGGTAATAATGGTGCAAATTTTCAATAAGAGGCGTAGTCAAAAGCACGTCACCGATGTTTCTAAATTTAATCACAAGTATTTTCATTTTATATATTTCCAAAATGTGTACTGAGCATAAAGTCTGGCTATAACATAGCCAGCAAAGCCCTCTTTAAAGCCACCTTTTAGCACATAAAGCTTAAAAAATGTCCAAGCTGGGCTTGTTAGAGCTTTAAATAAATTCCTTTTTGCCCCCATGCTTGAGTAGCGATTTTGCTTAGCGATAAACTGCTCGATGCTCTCATATGCGTAGTGCAAGAAGTGATTTTTAAGCGCTCCAAGCTTTTGCGAGTTGTCATTTAAAATGACCTTTTCATGCACTGCTCTGCCATCAAATTTGGCAAAATTTTTGTTAAAAAGCCTCACCGTGTAGTCTGGATAGAGCCCCATATTTTTGATCGCTTTGCCAAAGAAAAAATTTAGCCTAGCTACGTTGTAGGCCATAAATTTTGGCTCTTTTAGTGTATTTACAAGCTCATTTCTAAGCTCATTTGTGATCACCTCGTCACTATCAAGTACAAAGATCCACTCATTTTTAGCTAGATCCACGCCCTTTTGCTTTTGCGCGCCAAATCCCAGCCAAGCTTGCTCGTGAAATCTCACGTTGCTAAAGCCATCACAAATTTGCCTTGTGCTATCTTTTGAGCCGCTATCAACCACGATGACCTCATCTACAAAATTTGTACTTTCTAGTACTTCTTGTAGATATTTTTGGCTGTTGAAAGTTAAGATGACGACACTTAGCATTTATACTCATTTTCGTAAAATCTTTTAAAGCGTTTGTGAAACCAAAAGTATTCCTCAGGCCTTGCTCTAACCATCTCTTCGCACGCACTGCACTGCATTTGCGTCGCTTTTTGCACGGCATCTTCTTTGTCAAACGTACTTATGTCAATAGGCTGCTCAAAGTAAATTTCGTTTAAATTTTCATCTTTTTGGTAGATAAATGCGTTTATGATAAGGGCATTTGTCTTTTGCGCTAGCACGCTTGCTGCTGGTGTGTGAAGCACATCTTTGCCAAAAAACTGCACCTTTATGCCATCTTTTGGAGCGGTGTTTTGATCGACTAAAATCCCTACTATTCGTCTAGCTTTTAGCGCTTTTAAAATATCTTTTGCACCGCCATCTTTGTCGATGAGCTCCACGTCAAACTGCGATCTGTTTGCTCTTAAAATTTTATCCATGATGCTACTATCAAGCCTTCTACCAAGCACTGAAGATGGCCCAAAATGAGCTGCGACAGCTAAGCCAAATATCTCCCACTGCCCAAAATGCGCTGTTGTAACTATAATAGACCTGCTAGACTTTATTGCGTCAAGCAAAAAGTGCTCATTTTTAAAAACAACTTGCTCTAGTATCTTTTGTTTTGTCGTGTTTTGATTGAGGATGAAATTTATACCAAGATATTTTGCGAAGTTGTAGTAGCATTTTTTGGCGATTTCAAGCTTCTCTTCTTTAGTTTTTGACTCGCCAAACGCAAGATTTAAATTTGTCATAACGACGTGGAATCGCTTTTTATTAAGCTTCATATACGAAAAAGCTAAAAATTTAGCGAGCAAATCTCTAAGTGAGCTAGGTAGTAAAAATATAAAAAACTTTAAAGTATAAAAGCCAGCCAGATAGAGCCTATCCATTTAGTAGCCTTTTTGCAAAATTTGCAATCGTTTCTGGGAAAATCTCTCTTATGCAAAAGTCGTTTTTATCGATACTTCTGGCGTCTATTTGCTTGCCCATATCTATAACTAAATTTTTATCCGTGATGTAAGCATTTCTGTGGCTTGGACGGTTACCAAAAAGTGTGATAGAAGGCCTATTCATCGCCCAAGCAAGGTGTGTTAGGCCACTATCGTTGCCAATTACTAAATCACAGCTTGCAATGAAGCTTATCATCTCTTTTATGTTAAGTTTTTCAAGTAGCTTTGCCGAGGTGCCTGAGATGATCGCCTCAGCCCTTACTTTCTCGCTCTCACTTCCGTAGCAAAGGCAAATTTCGCATCCATCAAGTAGCCTGATCACATCTTTAAATTTGTTATAAATTTTGCTTTCTTCGCTTGCAAAGGCAGCGATCAAAACGCGTTTTTTATCACTTTCATTTTTATAAATTTCACTTGCTTCAAAGCAAGACATTTTTTCTAAAATTTCACTTGCTTCAAAGCTAAAATTTAGAGCAAAAGCTACAAGCGCCAAATTTCTAATGATTATATTTTCGTTGTAATCAATTTTAAATTTATGCCTATAAAGCCTGGCTGCGATCTTTTCTTTGACACTTTCTCTGCTAAATCCATAAGTTTGCTTGCCTATTATTTTTGCGACGATAGCTGATTTAAAAAGTCCTTGCAGATCGATCACTTTGTCAAATTTACCAAGCGTTTTTAGTATCTTGTAGCTTTGTTTAAAGCTTTGTTTAAGCGGTAAAACGACTAGCTCGTCGATAAGTGGATGGTCTTTTAAAAGGCTTGCAAAACGGGCATCAACTAGCCACGTGATATGGGCATTTGGGTGGTGCTTTTTGATAAACTGAAGCACAATAGCTGCGTGCACGATATCCCCAAGAGCGGAGAGTTTGACGATGGCTATTTTTAGTTGATTTTTGTTTTGCATTGATCACTTTAGATATAAATTTTTGGTATGATTTTAAAAAAAAATGCTTAAAAAAGGGCTAAAATGGCAAAAAGTTACATCTGTGTCTTTGACTGCGAGACGATACCTGATGCAAATTTGATAAGAAAAATTTATGGCATTAATGGGAGCGATGAAGATGTGAGCGTGCAAGCGATGGCGCTGCAAAAAGAGGCCAGTGGGAGTGAGTTTTTGCCTGTGATGTTTCATAGAGTAGTCGCCATCTCTGCTGTTATGGCTGATGAGTACGGCAAATTTTTAAAAGTTAGCACGATGGAGGGCAAGGATGAGCGCGAGATCATCGCTAAATTTTTAAAATTTATAAATGATTATAACCCAAGGCTTGTTAGCTTTAATGGAAGGGGTTTTGACCTGCCGATGTTAATGGTGCGTGCGATGCGCTACAATCTAAATGCGGTGGCATATTATGAGAGCGAAAATAAAGAGCTAAATAAAAACAAATGGGAAAACTATAGGGCAAGGTATTCGCCTAAATTTCACCTTGATCTGCTTGATTTTATAAGCGATTTTGGAAGTGTGAGAGGGCTAAAACTAGATACTCTTTGCGCTAGCTTAAATTTACCTGGAAAATACGACGTGCACGGCGATCAGGTGCTTGAGCTTTACTACGCAGGCGAGCTTGATAAGATCAACGAATACTGCGAAAGTGACGTACTAAACACCTACTGGCTCTTTTTAAAATTTGAGCTTTTACAGGCGAATATCTTACAAGATGACTATATAAATCACCTAAACATGATGAGTGAATTTCTAGCCAAAAACTGCGCTCACAGAGGATACACTGAGATCTTTTGCGCTGCGATAAGCGACGAGCTAGCTAGACTTAATGGCAAGCTTGATTACGAGATCAAGGTTCAAAAAGAGAGTGAGGATTACGAGGAATTTAATGATTTTAGTGATCTTGACGGCACAAAAGATACACCAGAGCAGCTAAAGGAGCGTTTGGTAAGACAAGGGCTTGATGGGCTTTTAAAAAAAGCTAGCGAGGTTACGTCAGCTGCCAAAAAAGATAAGAGTTTTGCCGAAGAGAAACTACCTGAAATAAATTTAGACGAAGAGTAGAAATTCTACGCTTTTAGGCCGTAAAATATCTTTTTGCTACTCTATGGAATTAATATCCTGATCCGCAGAATATCACGGGTACTCAAAGCCAAATTCATACTCTTTTAAAACTCCATTAGAAAAGATGAATTTCTCGTAGTAGAGTGGTATATCAAATTCTTGTAAGAGTTTGCTTTCATTTTGCTCAGTGATGTAGGTGACGATAGAAATGGCGTTTTCTTCTTGTAGATCGTTTGGTTTTTAAAATTTGGTCTTATTTGTCGCCAAGTTTTATGCCAGAATTTGTAGTGAAATCTTTTATTATATTTACTTTTGCAAAATATTTTTGATGCTAATTGGATCATCTATGACTGTTAAGTTACCTTTATCTCACTATCTTCTATTTATTTGAATTTTCCGGTCGATATTCTAGTGGCTTTGCTAAGTATTAAGAGCTCAAAAACACATAAAATTATCCTATAAATATATTTACTTTTTAATATATTACTCAAATTACCTAGTTACTGCTTATTTTTCATAAAATTTTTTCTCATGTCATTAAGAATTTTTGGAGTGATTTGATTTATATAAAGTTTATTCTTTTTACCATGATCTGTATAGTAGTTTTCTATCTTATTAATTTTTTCATCGTTTGTAGTTTCATCTATATATCCAAATTTCCAAATGTACTCATATAAATAAAATTCTGAGGCTAAATTTTTAAAAAGTATATAAAAATCTACTATATTTCCGTCTCTGTCTTGGGTTCCGCCTTTAAACTCAATTATATTGCCACTAGCCGTAACACTCCACATAGACATATCGTCATAACAGAAACTCCATTTTTTTATCTTGTCTTTGTAAATAATGGCGCACTCTTTTATATCTATTGCCCGACCTAGATTGTCGTCATTATAATCACGTAAAATTTTTACAGAATAGCTATTACTGCCTATTTTAAAATAATAGTTGGATGTGTCTTTGTGTTTAAAATTTGGTATTTCGTCTTTTCCCATACCATTGCAAGCCAGCAATAATATTAATAAAAATGCACTATTTAAAAATTTGAAAAAATTCATATTCTATGATCCATCGGTACTATATCCATCAGGGTTTTTTATTAGGAATTTTTTAACAGCATCCGCGTCATATCCTTCACAATCATCGTCACACTGAAAGTCTATGATTTTTGCTAGAGGTGAAATAATGATCGAATTTTCTTTTTTGTTTAACTCATAGCAGTTGGTTGAGTTGCTCTTTGTGCCATTTAAAGAGTAGCTATTGATAACACAAAGATTTTTCTTTTGATTTATATCCGTAAAAAACACTGACTTTATTTCATCAAATATATCTATAATATCAGGTTCTACTAAGGTTTTATCTGTGTTTAAGAGCACCATTTGTGTTTTGTTGTTTTGTGTTTTTAAAAACGTAAGTACAGCTAAAACACCATCTAGTTTTACTATGACTGGTTTATGTGGCATTGTATTATTGCTATCTATTTTGCATTGCTCATAGTCATCTTTTGTCTATTGGCTTTGAAGCTTTTTAGAGATAAACATGCAGTTTATTTCGGCTATATTGGCATTTTTTTGAGGCTCAAAAGCGTTTAAATTTATGACTATTAGAAAGCTTAATAATAGTATGTTTTTAAATTTCATTTATATCCTTATATACATTTATTAATCAGGTAAATATCTTGATGTAAATTTATAAACATCTACGCTACCATTCCTTTCTTCATATAGCCATAGCTCACAGATATTTTCAGGATTAGTGTCAAAGAACTGAACCAAAAGAGTGTCTTTGTTTATCCATTTAAAATCAAAGTCATAAGAATAGTTATTTGCATCATAAGTCTTGTATCTTATATTTTTCATACATTCTATGTCTTTTATAGGAGGTTCATAAATAAGAACATTTAAAATTGGCTCTTTGTACATATTTAATATTGTATCTCCACGGTAAGTGACCATACTTTCAACCCAAATTTTCTTTGCAAGCTTTTTACAGTCTTTATTTAAAAATTTCTTAGGTATCGTCTTTTTCTCCAAACTATCGTAATAGTCATCTGTTGCAAATGATAAATTTACAGCTAAAAGTAAAGCTAAGATTATTTTAAAGATTATCCTCATAATATTTCCCCAAAAGTATTTTTATATCCCTCTTTTAATATCTCAATAGGATCTGCTAAGTCTTTACGCCTTTTAAATTTATTGTTTGGATCATTGGTGACGGTTAAAACATCACAATAGCTATTAAAAATTTTTCATTTTCATAGTAATATCCTATTTCTTCGGCTTTAAAAAAAGTAATTACAAAATCACGCACGCTAGCCCTATTTATCAAATTTTAAATATTTACTATCGCAATCTTTAAAATGATTATACTCGTTTATAGAGTTTCCGTAGTTTTGTATGACTATGCTATCATTTTCATACATCCCGTCAATCTTTTTAAATTTTATATAAAATCCACCTTCGCCATTGCTTTTTATGCTTGATATATAGCCTTGTGATTTTGTCTGATTATTATCAACTATCTTGTAAAAATACTTTGTCTTATTAGTATTTTTCGTTATTTCTATTGAAATATTACAAGGCTCATTCTTGTAAAACCCAGTTAAATTTATGTCTTTTGTGTAGGCATTGTGTGTCATAAACACTAGCACCATAAAATAAAAAACAACTATCTTGTTTGTCATATCTACCCACTCTTTTTTAACCGCATTATATCTATTTAACAAAGGCAAAACTATATCTTTTTGATCTTTCCATTCTCAAATTTATATTTTCTTTCATCTGATAGTTTTCCACTGCTTTTAAAATTTGGATCGCCATTGTTGGTTAGTGCATTTTTGTGTGGTTTGTCTATTATCAAGATGCCTTCATTAGTGACTTCGAAAAATGGCACACTCGCGCACCAATCTATCTCGCCTTGAAATTTTATCTTGTCGTCATCTTTCTTTTCAAAAATTCTCAAAGGCCCGTGTCCATTGCAAGCAGCATAGTTTTGTATGTCTTGAAATATCCACACTTCACTTCGATTCAATTTGGTATAAAATATTAAATTTGGTTCAAGCTCATGCTCACACTCTCTGCTATAAATCTTTTCATCGTTTATACTTATGGAGCATTTGTTGTCCTTGCTGTACGTTTCTATACTTAAGTTTTGGGCATTAGAAAATATAGCTAAAAGTAGCAATAAGTATAAAAATCTAGTTTTTATCATCATTTTTTCTATTCTCAGGCAAAATCAAATGACCATTTTTGTCTATTAAGGAGTATTGGATTAATAAAACATAGCTTGCATCCCAGTAGTGGTTATGCCCAAAACCCTCAATATCGTAGTCCTTATATTTTTCTTCAAAATTTTCATAAAGCTTTAAATTTTTTTATTTTTGTTTTGCGCTTATGCCTTCAAATTTTAGGTCTGATATAGAGATAGTATCTTCAAAAACCTCTTTAAATTTCTCATAGTCTTCGCCGTAAATTCTTCTAAATAGCTCTTTATCGTCCTTATAAAGCATTAAAGTTAGCTTTGCTGCAAAGTCTCTATATTTTTCACTTATACAACCTATACTTTCAGATACAAATAAAGCCTTGCTCTCTACAAAGCTATAGCCATACTCTTTTTTTAAGTATTTAATGCACTCCTTTTGGGTTTTGGCTATCCTCTCTCTAGCTATCTTTTGAGCCTTTTCTTTTAAATTTGGATTTTCTTTTACTATTAGATTATAAAGATCGCTAAAATAGTTATCTCTAAAAGAATTATAGTCTGACTGGCATATAAAGTCTTCTAAAGAGTATTTTTTAAATTTATATTTGCCCTTGGCATCATAGCAAGCAAAGCTTGGTAAAATAGTATGGCTGCCATAGTCCATTATGGGATCAAGTGGATAGTCGTTTATCTGCGAAAAGTCAGAGGCAAATTTTATCATAGCTTCGTCTGGGCTTAAAGGCTCGTAAGCATATAAATTTAAGCCTATCGTCAAGCTAG includes the following:
- a CDS encoding 3'-5' exonuclease, which translates into the protein MAKSYICVFDCETIPDANLIRKIYGINGSDEDVSVQAMALQKEASGSEFLPVMFHRVVAISAVMADEYGKFLKVSTMEGKDEREIIAKFLKFINDYNPRLVSFNGRGFDLPMLMVRAMRYNLNAVAYYESENKELNKNKWENYRARYSPKFHLDLLDFISDFGSVRGLKLDTLCASLNLPGKYDVHGDQVLELYYAGELDKINEYCESDVLNTYWLFLKFELLQANILQDDYINHLNMMSEFLAKNCAHRGYTEIFCAAISDELARLNGKLDYEIKVQKESEDYEEFNDFSDLDGTKDTPEQLKERLVRQGLDGLLKKASEVTSAAKKDKSFAEEKLPEINLDEE
- a CDS encoding glycosyltransferase family 2 protein, whose protein sequence is MLSVVILTFNSQKYLQEVLESTNFVDEVIVVDSGSKDSTRQICDGFSNVRFHEQAWLGFGAQKQKGVDLAKNEWIFVLDSDEVITNELRNELVNTLKEPKFMAYNVARLNFFFGKAIKNMGLYPDYTVRLFNKNFAKFDGRAVHEKVILNDNSQKLGALKNHFLHYAYESIEQFIAKQNRYSSMGAKRNLFKALTSPAWTFFKLYVLKGGFKEGFAGYVIARLYAQYTFWKYIK
- the waaC gene encoding lipopolysaccharide heptosyltransferase I, encoding MQNKNQLKIAIVKLSALGDIVHAAIVLQFIKKHHPNAHITWLVDARFASLLKDHPLIDELVVLPLKQSFKQSYKILKTLGKFDKVIDLQGLFKSAIVAKIIGKQTYGFSRESVKEKIAARLYRHKFKIDYNENIIIRNLALVAFALNFSFEASEILEKMSCFEASEIYKNESDKKRVLIAAFASEESKIYNKFKDVIRLLDGCEICLCYGSESEKVRAEAIISGTSAKLLEKLNIKEMISFIASCDLVIGNDSGLTHLAWAMNRPSITLFGNRPSHRNAYITDKNLVIDMGKQIDARSIDKNDFCIREIFPETIANFAKRLLNG
- the rfaQ gene encoding putative lipopolysaccharide heptosyltransferase III; its protein translation is MKILVIKFRNIGDVLLTTPLIENLHHYYPDATIDFALNKGTEAMIEGNPYINKIHIYDRQSANSGFFKKLITEIKFIKAIKKEKYDMAVQTTTGDRGIIISKYAKIKKIVGFLGKNQSINKLLNVKAKYYENFSHTIDHNLNALRALGFEPVSKKVSVFSDESVEHLILPKRFVHMHLTSRWMFKCANDESMAELIDYCENELGVKVVLTSDNKENELEKLASVLKICKSEPINLGGKLNLKQTIALSKHSSLFIGVDTAIMHIAAANDVPVIAFFGPSNAFEWGPWDNSLMENGYTAQNGIQSMGKHIVYQKDWDFVPCDKEGIAKHGIEKTLMDFSDEMPKIKAKIKEILG
- a CDS encoding lipid A biosynthesis lauroyl acyltransferase, whose amino-acid sequence is MDRLYLAGFYTLKFFIFLLPSSLRDLLAKFLAFSYMKLNKKRFHVVMTNLNLAFGESKTKEEKLEIAKKCYYNFAKYLGINFILNQNTTKQKILEQVVFKNEHFLLDAIKSSRSIIVTTAHFGQWEIFGLAVAAHFGPSSVLGRRLDSSIMDKILRANRSQFDVELIDKDGGAKDILKALKARRIVGILVDQNTAPKDGIKVQFFGKDVLHTPAASVLAQKTNALIINAFIYQKDENLNEIYFEQPIDISTFDKEDAVQKATQMQCSACEEMVRARPEEYFWFHKRFKRFYENEYKC